One window from the genome of Pedobacter schmidteae encodes:
- a CDS encoding TetR/AcrR family transcriptional regulator encodes MEKTDKKASILEAAESLFAEWGYEATSTRQIAKESGANMSMINYYFGSKEGVFMEIMSKRIADFSTQLASINQDKLSGMEKLLKVIEGYATRVLCNHAFHKMMHRELSMPHRPEMFFKIKNSMAQNLLVIEQIINDGITDGSFRSVDVRMLIATIMGTISYVAISPSKITSGTTLDINNKEDRKAITDRLIAHLNDLIITYLTPKNDI; translated from the coding sequence ATGGAAAAAACAGATAAAAAAGCGAGTATTCTGGAAGCAGCAGAAAGCCTTTTTGCGGAATGGGGCTACGAAGCCACATCTACCCGACAAATTGCGAAGGAATCTGGCGCAAACATGTCAATGATCAATTACTATTTTGGCTCAAAAGAAGGTGTCTTCATGGAAATCATGAGTAAAAGAATTGCCGATTTCAGCACACAACTAGCCAGCATCAATCAGGATAAACTTTCCGGAATGGAAAAGTTGCTAAAAGTAATTGAAGGCTATGCCACAAGAGTATTATGCAACCACGCCTTTCATAAAATGATGCATAGAGAGTTGTCTATGCCGCATCGCCCCGAAATGTTTTTTAAAATAAAAAACTCCATGGCCCAAAATCTGTTGGTGATAGAACAGATCATCAACGATGGCATTACAGATGGAAGCTTCAGGTCCGTAGATGTAAGAATGCTCATTGCAACCATAATGGGTACCATTAGTTATGTCGCTATATCTCCATCCAAAATTACTTCGGGAACCACACTTGACATCAACAACAAAGAAGATAGAAAAGCGATTACCGACAGATTAATTGCTCACTTAAACGATCTTATCATCACGTATTTAACACCAAAAAATGATATATAA
- a CDS encoding HlyD family secretion protein, whose protein sequence is MTTEKKKKNKVVPIILGVLIILGAIFGTKEYIYYSKHVDTDDAQIDGDISPVVARVGGYVQDIKFEENTRVAEGDVLVTLDDRDYKIKLEQAMAGQKGANAGVGVSESQIAATAANTSTAKANIEAARVKLNLAQKDYERYLNLIKDGSITQQQFDQAKAQKESAQAAFTAANDQYNAAVKQVGTTQSQLAVSNTGVTQRQADVDFAKLQLSYTQIKAPATGIVSKKNIQKGQLIQPGQSLFSIVNENSIYITANFKETQLEDIKPGSKVKIDVDAYPDQSVEGEVYNFAPITGAKGSLLPPDNATGNFVKVVQRVPVKIKITKAQKEILEKLRPGMSVKVSVSIKD, encoded by the coding sequence ATGACAACTGAAAAGAAAAAAAAGAATAAAGTAGTCCCAATTATATTAGGCGTACTGATCATATTAGGCGCCATATTTGGTACCAAAGAATATATCTATTACAGCAAACACGTGGATACCGACGATGCCCAGATTGATGGCGATATCAGTCCGGTGGTAGCGCGTGTAGGTGGTTATGTACAGGACATCAAGTTTGAAGAAAATACCCGTGTTGCCGAAGGTGATGTGCTGGTGACATTGGACGACAGAGATTATAAAATAAAGCTGGAACAAGCTATGGCCGGCCAAAAAGGCGCAAATGCTGGTGTTGGGGTTTCAGAATCGCAAATTGCAGCAACCGCAGCCAATACCAGTACCGCAAAAGCAAATATAGAAGCTGCAAGAGTTAAATTGAACCTGGCACAAAAGGATTACGAACGTTACCTCAACCTGATAAAAGATGGATCAATTACCCAACAGCAATTTGATCAGGCCAAAGCCCAAAAAGAATCTGCGCAGGCTGCCTTTACTGCCGCAAATGATCAATATAACGCTGCCGTAAAACAAGTGGGTACTACCCAGTCGCAACTTGCGGTAAGCAACACCGGCGTAACGCAGCGCCAGGCCGACGTTGATTTTGCTAAGCTTCAACTTTCTTATACACAAATCAAAGCTCCGGCAACCGGCATAGTTTCCAAAAAGAATATTCAGAAAGGACAGCTCATCCAACCTGGCCAGTCATTGTTTTCTATTGTCAATGAAAACAGCATTTACATCACTGCAAACTTTAAAGAAACGCAGCTGGAAGACATCAAACCGGGCTCAAAAGTTAAAATCGATGTTGATGCCTATCCCGATCAAAGCGTAGAAGGCGAAGTTTACAATTTTGCACCCATTACAGGCGCCAAAGGGTCATTACTCCCTCCCGATAATGCCACAGGTAACTTTGTTAAAGTTGTACAACGTGTCCCTGTAAAAATCAAAATCACTAAAGCTCAGAAAGAAATTCTTGAAAAACTGCGCCCGGGAATGAGCGTTAAGGTTTCCGTTTCTATAAAAGATTAA
- a CDS encoding glycoside hydrolase family 9 protein has protein sequence MKIGGLLASLSLVFLTGISFQGSAQVPDVESEWIRINQLGYQPQSVKVAVWASKNEVSQPVKFEIIEKETGKQVYTSGAVKAFGAYGPFKTTCRLDFSDFKSPGRYFIKAGTATSPEVIIGADVYRHTADFALRYMRQQRSGFNPFLKDSCHTGDGYTMYGPMPDSTHIDVSGGWHDASDYLQYATTSANATYHLLAAYRDFPGSFSDAFQANGLVGKNGQADILDEANWGLQWLLKMHPKKTWLFNQIADDRDHQGLRLPNEDAVSYGKGKERPVYFANGKPQGLGRFQSRATGTASVAAKFGSAFALGSRLFKDINAKYAQQLLEKSRSAYAFGLKQPGVQQTAPNRAPYFYEEDNWTDDMELAAAELYQTTGGADFLKQAVKYAAMEPVTPWMGADTARHYQWYPFHNFGHYEIAKNKNVSISDKAISYYREGLKRVWEKAKHNVFYRGVPFVWCSNNLTASFAIQAYLYRKASGDEEYEELAQANFDWLFGCNPWGTSMVYGLPAWGDTPKDPHSAFTHLKQYPIDGGLVDGPVYGRIYKNLIGIKLYQPDEYAVFQSDLVVYHDDFGDYSTNEPTMDGTASLVYLLAAYDSRTKPDQSGFQTEQGGIIRGRLDEKKIALVFTGHEYGEGLQQIDKTLNKYGAKASFFFTGDFYRNPQFAPFIKQLKKERHYLGGHSDRHLLYCDWGKRDSLLISRESFLSDLTANYKEMARFGISKLDAEFFLPPYEWYNKNIADWTADAGFRLINYTPGTRSNADYTYPEMGSRYIGSMDIYQSIVDLELKKGMNGFLLLLHAGTDPRRKDKFYDKLEDLLFFFKQKGYKLVTVNDLLGK, from the coding sequence ATGAAAATAGGAGGTCTGTTAGCCAGCTTGTCGCTTGTTTTTTTAACAGGGATTTCTTTTCAGGGATCCGCACAGGTACCGGATGTAGAAAGCGAATGGATCAGGATTAACCAGCTCGGTTATCAACCTCAATCGGTTAAGGTGGCTGTGTGGGCGAGCAAAAATGAAGTATCGCAACCGGTTAAATTTGAAATTATCGAAAAAGAGACAGGAAAGCAGGTCTATACTTCTGGTGCTGTTAAAGCATTTGGAGCATATGGGCCATTTAAGACTACCTGTAGATTAGATTTCAGTGATTTTAAAAGCCCGGGACGTTATTTTATTAAGGCCGGAACGGCAACTTCCCCGGAGGTGATTATTGGAGCCGATGTATACCGCCATACCGCAGACTTTGCCTTACGTTATATGCGCCAGCAGCGTAGTGGATTTAACCCCTTTTTAAAAGACAGTTGCCATACCGGCGATGGATATACGATGTATGGCCCCATGCCCGACAGTACGCATATTGATGTTAGCGGGGGCTGGCACGATGCTTCAGATTATTTACAATATGCCACCACCTCGGCCAATGCTACCTATCATTTGCTGGCCGCCTACCGGGATTTTCCGGGGTCTTTTTCAGATGCTTTTCAAGCCAATGGTTTGGTTGGGAAAAATGGGCAGGCTGATATTTTGGATGAAGCGAACTGGGGTTTGCAATGGCTACTGAAAATGCACCCTAAAAAGACGTGGTTGTTTAACCAGATTGCCGATGACAGAGATCACCAGGGATTGCGATTGCCGAATGAGGATGCGGTTAGCTATGGCAAAGGAAAAGAAAGACCTGTTTATTTCGCAAACGGCAAGCCTCAGGGGCTAGGTAGATTTCAAAGCAGGGCAACGGGGACGGCTTCAGTTGCCGCGAAATTTGGGAGTGCTTTTGCACTTGGAAGCAGGTTATTTAAGGATATAAATGCTAAGTATGCCCAACAGCTGCTCGAAAAATCCAGATCGGCCTATGCATTCGGGTTGAAACAGCCCGGAGTGCAGCAGACTGCGCCCAATAGAGCACCCTATTTTTATGAAGAGGACAACTGGACCGATGACATGGAGCTGGCGGCGGCTGAACTTTATCAAACAACCGGAGGAGCGGATTTCTTAAAACAGGCAGTAAAATACGCTGCTATGGAACCGGTAACGCCATGGATGGGGGCCGATACGGCGCGACATTATCAATGGTATCCCTTTCACAACTTTGGACATTATGAAATTGCCAAAAACAAGAACGTCTCCATTTCAGATAAAGCGATCTCCTATTACCGGGAGGGCTTAAAGCGGGTTTGGGAAAAAGCAAAACACAATGTTTTTTACCGGGGAGTGCCTTTTGTGTGGTGTTCCAATAATTTAACAGCTTCATTTGCCATTCAGGCTTATTTGTATCGTAAAGCCAGTGGTGATGAGGAATATGAGGAATTGGCGCAGGCAAATTTTGACTGGCTATTTGGCTGTAATCCCTGGGGCACATCAATGGTTTACGGCCTGCCTGCCTGGGGCGATACACCAAAAGATCCCCACTCGGCATTTACCCATTTAAAACAATATCCAATTGATGGCGGACTGGTCGATGGACCTGTTTATGGTCGTATTTATAAAAACCTGATTGGGATTAAACTATACCAGCCTGATGAATATGCGGTATTTCAATCAGACCTGGTCGTTTACCACGATGATTTTGGAGATTATAGTACCAATGAGCCCACGATGGATGGTACCGCTTCATTGGTTTATCTCCTGGCGGCCTATGATAGTCGGACCAAGCCTGACCAATCCGGATTTCAGACAGAGCAGGGGGGCATTATCCGCGGGAGGCTTGATGAAAAGAAAATTGCACTGGTGTTTACAGGGCATGAATATGGAGAAGGGCTGCAGCAGATTGACAAAACGCTAAACAAATACGGGGCAAAGGCATCATTCTTTTTCACCGGAGATTTTTATAGAAACCCACAATTTGCGCCATTTATCAAACAGCTAAAAAAAGAACGTCATTATTTGGGCGGACATTCGGACCGGCATCTTTTGTATTGTGATTGGGGAAAGCGGGATAGTTTGCTGATCAGCAGGGAATCGTTTTTGAGCGATCTGACAGCCAATTACAAAGAGATGGCCAGATTCGGAATCAGCAAGCTAGACGCTGAATTTTTTTTGCCACCCTATGAATGGTACAATAAAAACATAGCCGACTGGACGGCGGATGCAGGTTTCAGGCTGATAAATTATACACCCGGAACCCGTTCTAATGCCGATTATACTTACCCTGAGATGGGGAGTCGCTATATTGGGAGCATGGATATTTACCAATCTATTGTAGATTTGGAGTTGAAAAAAGGTATGAATGGCTTTTTATTGTTACTGCATGCCGGAACCGACCCGCGGAGAAAGGATAAGTTTTACGATAAATTGGAAGATCTGCTATTTTTTTTTAAGCAAAAAGGCTATAAGCTTGTAACGGTTAATGATTTGCTGGGTAAATAA
- a CDS encoding DinB family protein has translation MNRPQTHEYPVWAEQYISLVEGDVMDLLKRQASEFTDFINSLVEKADYAYAPGKWTIKELIGHLIDSERVFAYRVTCFARGENHALPGFDEEEYAANAHFQDRSLLSLSEEFALLRKGNLYLFNSLNEKELNRSGTAAERQITVRALLFVIAGHIIHHTQIIKSRYL, from the coding sequence ATGAACCGACCTCAAACACATGAGTATCCCGTATGGGCTGAACAATACATTAGCCTTGTTGAAGGCGATGTGATGGACCTGCTAAAAAGACAGGCATCCGAATTCACCGATTTTATCAACAGCCTGGTAGAGAAGGCAGACTATGCTTATGCCCCCGGAAAATGGACCATTAAAGAACTAATCGGTCACCTTATTGATTCTGAACGTGTATTCGCTTATCGTGTAACCTGCTTTGCCAGGGGTGAAAACCATGCATTACCCGGATTTGACGAAGAAGAGTATGCCGCTAATGCCCATTTTCAAGACAGAAGCCTGCTCAGTCTTTCAGAAGAATTTGCACTACTCAGAAAAGGAAACCTATATCTATTCAATTCCCTCAATGAAAAAGAACTGAACAGAAGCGGAACAGCAGCAGAAAGGCAAATCACAGTAAGGGCCTTGCTGTTCGTCATAGCCGGTCACATCATCCACCATACCCAAATTATTAAAAGCCGTTATTTATGA
- a CDS encoding HAMP domain-containing sensor histidine kinase, translating to MNPYEKKRRWKFFLLIFAIVIGTASVFYSDFFVKKMEREEQLQFQLYVKVTEQSLAMYDDDRYTSLIDLIRTNTKLPVIMIDSEGGILSYQGLDSTKTNYEVEKQPNKTYDPVYFSRELRKMKEQHPPTPIIGLDGTRWYIYYKDSATLTQLRYFPYIQLAVIGLFLLTAYVAFSSARKAEQDQVWVGMAKETAHQLGTPISSLMAWVELIKSRFDAEDDPLIAEMENDIKRLEVVTDRFSKIGSKPIVEDHVVYTVIYNFVEYFKLRTSDKIIFKIIGDEQVRALLNVPLFDWVIENLLKNAANAIENEGNITINIIENLTKEEVFIDVTDTGKGIARSKFDAVFQPGYTTRKRGWGLGLSLTKRIIENYHNGQIFVKDAELGKGTTFRIILKSSITYEPTSNT from the coding sequence ATGAATCCATACGAAAAAAAACGCCGCTGGAAATTCTTTTTATTGATCTTTGCCATCGTAATTGGCACAGCGTCTGTTTTTTATAGCGATTTCTTTGTCAAAAAGATGGAACGCGAAGAACAGCTTCAATTTCAGCTGTATGTAAAGGTTACAGAACAATCTCTGGCGATGTACGATGACGACAGGTACACCAGTTTAATTGACCTGATCCGCACCAATACAAAACTGCCGGTTATCATGATCGATTCTGAAGGAGGCATCCTGTCTTATCAGGGGCTTGATTCAACAAAAACCAATTATGAAGTTGAAAAACAGCCCAATAAGACTTACGATCCAGTATACTTTTCCAGAGAGCTTCGAAAAATGAAAGAACAACACCCGCCTACGCCTATTATTGGCCTGGATGGTACACGTTGGTATATTTATTATAAGGATTCGGCCACTTTAACGCAGCTCCGTTATTTCCCTTATATACAACTAGCCGTAATTGGCCTATTTTTACTCACGGCCTATGTCGCATTCAGTTCAGCCAGAAAAGCAGAGCAAGATCAGGTATGGGTGGGCATGGCCAAAGAGACAGCGCATCAGTTGGGTACGCCTATTTCTTCATTGATGGCTTGGGTGGAACTCATCAAATCCAGGTTCGACGCAGAAGACGATCCCCTGATTGCAGAAATGGAAAACGATATCAAGCGCCTGGAAGTTGTTACCGACCGCTTTTCAAAAATTGGCTCCAAGCCTATCGTAGAAGACCATGTGGTATATACCGTAATCTATAATTTTGTAGAATATTTCAAGCTTAGAACCTCAGACAAAATTATTTTCAAAATTATTGGAGATGAGCAGGTCCGCGCACTTTTAAATGTCCCCCTGTTTGATTGGGTAATTGAAAATCTATTAAAAAACGCCGCAAATGCCATTGAAAACGAAGGGAACATCACCATTAACATTATCGAAAATTTAACAAAAGAAGAAGTATTTATTGATGTAACCGACACCGGAAAAGGAATTGCCCGGTCTAAATTCGATGCCGTTTTTCAACCGGGATACACTACCCGAAAAAGAGGATGGGGACTCGGGCTGTCCCTCACCAAAAGGATTATAGAAAACTATCACAACGGACAGATCTTTGTTAAAGATGCTGAGTTGGGCAAAGGAACAACATTTCGTATCATTTTAAAAAGCAGTATTACTTATGAACCGACCTCAAACACATGA
- a CDS encoding hotdog fold thioesterase, with amino-acid sequence MIWFTNFTPEQLNDRPKNHMGAFLDIQFTKIEEDTLTATMPVDERTHQPAGILHGGASVVLAETLGSIASYMCIDPQKYQAVGLEINANHLRPVKSGLVTGVCKPLHIGAKTHVWEIKIYNDKGKMNCISRLTVAVLNKPS; translated from the coding sequence ATGATCTGGTTTACCAACTTTACACCCGAACAGTTAAATGACAGACCAAAAAACCATATGGGTGCTTTCCTCGACATTCAATTTACAAAAATTGAGGAAGATACCTTGACAGCGACAATGCCGGTAGATGAGCGCACACATCAGCCTGCCGGCATTTTACATGGGGGCGCCTCTGTTGTCCTGGCCGAAACATTGGGCAGCATCGCTTCCTACATGTGTATAGATCCTCAAAAATACCAGGCTGTTGGTCTTGAAATCAATGCAAACCATCTGCGCCCAGTGAAGTCAGGTTTGGTTACAGGCGTTTGTAAGCCCCTGCATATTGGTGCAAAAACCCATGTATGGGAAATCAAGATCTATAATGACAAAGGAAAAATGAATTGTATCAGCAGGTTAACTGTAGCAGTCCTGAATAAGCCTTCATAA
- a CDS encoding TolC family protein, with protein MIYKSIKLSFLTFVLPGMLYAQDIKKLSLQEAVTLGIENSKNLKLSQNKIDQAIAKLNIVKDSALPTAKASFLYNHAEIPTNTLSIGGGNPIHLPKRADAFVGTAAVEELIYGGGKLRYAEESTRLLTEVARLDADKDKEEISYVVINTYYALFKVLQSKKVIAQNLESIDSQLKQSQRFFQQGIVTKNDVLRFQLQQANVSLTDMEAENNRKIINYNLDILLGLNENTQIEIVDPDASLKAAAPLSSYLEMGFAGRQELKQLELQNKVADVNIKSAKANTLPTVGVGANLYYINPSGKFIPPTDQYIMPVTVGANISWNIGNLWTNKHKVTDTRIQQQEISIQKDIFADQVKKEINRNYQNYQLAISKIKVLETSIAQATENDKLLASKYKNNVASAIDRIDAETLLYQAKINLELAKADAGLAYYTLLKSTGKISQ; from the coding sequence ATGATATATAAATCCATCAAACTAAGTTTCTTAACTTTTGTGCTGCCAGGCATGCTCTATGCCCAGGACATCAAAAAATTAAGCTTGCAGGAAGCGGTTACATTGGGCATCGAAAACAGCAAAAATCTAAAACTTTCGCAAAACAAGATAGATCAGGCAATTGCAAAACTAAATATTGTGAAAGACAGTGCGTTGCCCACAGCAAAGGCTTCCTTTCTCTACAACCACGCCGAAATCCCAACCAATACCCTAAGTATCGGAGGGGGGAACCCAATTCATTTGCCCAAGCGGGCAGATGCCTTTGTAGGTACCGCGGCTGTTGAAGAACTGATTTATGGAGGTGGCAAGCTCCGTTATGCAGAAGAATCAACCCGACTGTTGACTGAGGTTGCACGTTTGGACGCAGATAAAGACAAAGAAGAGATTAGCTATGTCGTTATCAATACTTATTATGCATTGTTCAAAGTACTGCAAAGCAAAAAAGTGATTGCTCAAAACCTGGAATCAATTGATAGTCAACTCAAACAATCGCAACGTTTTTTTCAACAGGGCATCGTTACCAAAAATGACGTGCTCAGGTTTCAGCTTCAGCAAGCCAACGTATCGTTGACAGATATGGAAGCCGAAAATAACAGGAAAATCATCAACTACAACCTGGATATCTTACTTGGTTTAAATGAAAATACACAGATTGAAATTGTAGATCCGGATGCCTCATTAAAAGCAGCAGCACCTTTAAGTAGCTATCTGGAAATGGGGTTTGCTGGCCGACAGGAGCTGAAGCAACTGGAGCTTCAGAATAAAGTTGCAGATGTAAACATTAAATCGGCTAAAGCCAACACCCTGCCCACCGTTGGTGTAGGTGCAAATCTATATTACATCAATCCAAGCGGCAAATTCATCCCACCAACAGACCAATACATTATGCCTGTAACTGTGGGGGCAAACATCTCCTGGAATATCGGAAATCTGTGGACCAATAAACACAAAGTAACCGATACGCGGATCCAGCAGCAAGAGATCAGTATACAGAAAGACATCTTTGCTGATCAGGTTAAAAAGGAAATCAACAGAAATTATCAAAACTATCAACTTGCTATCAGCAAGATCAAGGTATTAGAAACCTCAATTGCCCAGGCTACGGAAAACGATAAATTATTGGCCTCAAAATATAAAAACAATGTTGCCTCTGCAATAGACAGGATCGATGCCGAAACCTTATTGTATCAGGCAAAAATTAACCTGGAACTGGCTAAGGCAGATGCCGGACTCGCTTATTATACCTTACTAAAATCTACCGGAAAAATTTCTCAATAA
- a CDS encoding DUF2911 domain-containing protein, giving the protein MKRISFIGVFALFALVAGAQELKFAPVDASPADIVYFPLNVAKAKDNSVPSIKIVYSRPSKKGRDIFGVLEQFGKVWRVGANENAEIRFYKRVSVGGKTIKPGTYSLFAIPNQDKWTLIINTQTDRWGAFSYDATKDVVRTDVPVKLLEKPIETFSITFMAQPQGANLIMAWDRTMVELPIGMK; this is encoded by the coding sequence ATGAAAAGAATTAGTTTTATCGGGGTATTTGCATTGTTTGCTTTAGTTGCAGGTGCCCAGGAGTTAAAATTTGCTCCTGTTGATGCAAGTCCTGCAGACATTGTTTATTTTCCACTCAATGTAGCTAAAGCAAAAGATAATTCGGTTCCGTCAATTAAAATCGTGTATTCGAGGCCAAGTAAAAAAGGCCGTGATATATTTGGTGTACTGGAACAATTTGGGAAGGTTTGGCGTGTTGGCGCTAATGAAAATGCTGAAATCCGGTTTTACAAAAGGGTTAGTGTTGGAGGAAAAACGATTAAGCCTGGAACGTATAGCCTGTTTGCAATCCCTAACCAGGATAAATGGACGTTGATCATCAATACGCAAACCGATCGCTGGGGTGCTTTTTCTTATGATGCGACTAAAGACGTGGTTAGGACAGATGTTCCCGTTAAGCTATTAGAGAAACCCATAGAGACGTTTTCTATTACATTTATGGCGCAGCCCCAAGGGGCAAATCTGATAATGGCCTGGGACCGCACCATGGTTGAGTTACCGATTGGGATGAAGTAA
- a CDS encoding multidrug efflux SMR transporter: MSWIILVIAGIFEVGFTTCLKLSNNFSNMKWSIAFFVCITLSFILLNKAVQTLPMGTAYAVWTGIGAVGTVLVGIFFFEEPVNFWRIFFIATLIGSILGLKFIAGGH; encoded by the coding sequence ATGAGTTGGATTATATTAGTTATTGCAGGCATTTTCGAAGTTGGCTTTACCACCTGCCTGAAGCTTTCGAACAATTTTAGCAACATGAAATGGAGTATTGCCTTTTTTGTTTGCATCACGCTTAGTTTTATATTATTGAACAAAGCCGTACAAACTTTACCTATGGGTACTGCCTACGCCGTATGGACAGGCATAGGGGCCGTTGGAACTGTTCTTGTAGGAATTTTCTTTTTTGAAGAGCCCGTAAATTTCTGGAGAATATTCTTTATCGCTACCCTGATTGGGTCCATATTAGGCCTTAAATTTATTGCCGGAGGGCACTAA
- a CDS encoding DHA2 family efflux MFS transporter permease subunit, whose translation MAEKGLKKWIITFTVITASLLELIDTTIVNVAIPQIQGNLGATLEDVAWLSTGYAVANVIVLPMSGWLGSRFGRKNYFLFSIILFTIASFLCGNATNLEELIVFRILQGLAGGGLISTAQAILIETWPREDVGIATALFGLGAVVGPTVGPTIGGYLLEISTWPLIFYVNIPVGILAAYCTYTFVRETPKDGKGMPVDWWGIVLLAVAVGSLQTVLEKGESEDWFATPYITALAVTSVLGLLLFIWRELSTDHPIVNFKIMRHRSFSVGMFTSFILGFGLYGSVFVFPVFCQNLLGFSPLQTGELLFPGGLCTIVMMPFIGIMLKKNIPAQFMATIGMFLFFVFCSMLSKSTLQSGTNDFFLPLMIRGVGMALLFVPLTTLAIQDLKGAEIGQGSGLNNMMRQLGGSFGIAALTTLIHVRQGFHRSNLLVNVNEYNPAFTDRFNGYVNNFVAKGYTYLDAKALAAKAIEGAVTKQSLLLTYSDAYWVAGLILLCSIPLLYLQKFKKNVAVPADLH comes from the coding sequence ATGGCCGAGAAAGGTTTAAAAAAGTGGATCATCACCTTTACCGTCATCACGGCTTCATTACTGGAGCTTATTGATACGACGATTGTAAACGTGGCAATCCCTCAAATACAGGGTAACCTTGGTGCGACACTGGAAGACGTGGCGTGGTTATCTACCGGTTACGCAGTTGCCAATGTAATTGTATTGCCGATGTCAGGATGGCTGGGCAGCCGTTTCGGCCGAAAAAATTACTTCCTTTTTTCCATCATTCTGTTTACCATTGCTTCATTTCTTTGCGGAAATGCAACCAACCTTGAAGAACTCATTGTTTTCAGGATTTTACAGGGTCTTGCCGGCGGAGGGCTAATATCAACTGCACAAGCCATCTTAATTGAAACCTGGCCGCGCGAGGATGTCGGCATTGCTACCGCATTGTTCGGCCTTGGCGCCGTGGTTGGTCCTACTGTAGGGCCTACTATTGGTGGCTACCTGCTCGAAATCAGCACCTGGCCTTTAATATTTTATGTCAACATTCCCGTCGGAATTCTGGCTGCATATTGTACCTATACCTTTGTCAGGGAAACGCCCAAGGATGGAAAAGGCATGCCTGTCGACTGGTGGGGGATCGTTCTACTGGCTGTTGCCGTTGGTAGTTTGCAAACCGTACTCGAAAAAGGAGAAAGTGAAGATTGGTTTGCAACTCCATACATCACCGCATTGGCCGTTACTTCGGTACTGGGTCTATTGCTGTTCATCTGGAGAGAGCTGAGTACCGATCATCCCATTGTAAACTTTAAAATTATGCGACACCGCAGTTTCTCTGTCGGGATGTTCACCTCCTTTATTCTGGGCTTCGGATTGTATGGCTCCGTATTTGTATTCCCCGTTTTCTGTCAGAATTTATTGGGTTTTTCGCCGCTTCAAACCGGAGAACTGTTGTTTCCCGGAGGGCTGTGTACCATCGTCATGATGCCTTTTATAGGGATTATGCTGAAGAAAAACATTCCTGCGCAGTTCATGGCCACAATTGGTATGTTTCTCTTCTTTGTATTCTGTTCTATGCTCAGTAAGTCAACCTTACAATCTGGCACTAACGACTTCTTCCTTCCGCTCATGATTCGTGGGGTGGGTATGGCCCTATTGTTCGTTCCTTTAACAACTTTGGCTATTCAGGATTTGAAAGGTGCCGAAATTGGCCAGGGCTCTGGACTCAATAACATGATGAGGCAACTGGGCGGTTCATTTGGTATTGCTGCGCTAACCACCCTTATCCACGTACGTCAGGGCTTCCACCGGAGCAACCTGCTGGTCAACGTAAATGAGTATAATCCGGCCTTTACCGATCGTTTTAATGGTTATGTGAACAATTTTGTTGCCAAAGGTTATACCTATCTGGATGCCAAGGCGCTTGCAGCTAAAGCCATAGAAGGCGCAGTAACCAAGCAATCGCTGTTGCTTACCTATAGTGATGCGTACTGGGTAGCTGGCCTTATTTTACTATGCTCTATCCCGCTATTATACCTGCAGAAATTTAAGAAAAACGTCGCCGTTCCGGCAGATCTTCATTAA
- a CDS encoding Crp/Fnr family transcriptional regulator yields the protein MQNVIHTLKSIYPLKEQHLNQLLDLMERVEVPKNSRIIHTEKVEKSIFFIEKGVARAFCENSEHQITFWFGMEGDVILSYNSYINRLPGYESVVVLEDCILYEMKTAALELLFGQEIELANWGRKLAEQELIRTEERLIARLFKSASERYKELLMSNPAIVQRVQLGYIASYLGVTQVTLSRIRAEVKY from the coding sequence TTGCAGAACGTTATTCATACATTAAAAAGTATTTATCCTTTAAAAGAACAGCACTTGAATCAGCTGCTGGATTTAATGGAACGGGTAGAGGTGCCTAAAAACAGCAGGATTATTCATACGGAAAAAGTTGAAAAATCTATTTTCTTTATTGAGAAGGGGGTTGCCCGGGCATTTTGTGAGAATTCTGAGCATCAAATCACTTTCTGGTTCGGTATGGAGGGAGATGTTATTCTTTCCTACAACAGTTACATCAACCGCTTGCCAGGTTACGAAAGTGTGGTTGTTTTGGAGGATTGCATCTTATATGAAATGAAGACTGCGGCTCTGGAGTTACTTTTTGGACAAGAGATTGAGCTGGCCAATTGGGGGCGTAAACTGGCCGAGCAGGAGTTGATCAGAACTGAAGAACGGCTCATTGCGCGGTTATTTAAGTCTGCTTCCGAACGCTATAAAGAGTTGTTAATGAGTAACCCCGCCATCGTCCAAAGAGTGCAGCTAGGTTATATCGCTTCTTATCTTGGTGTTACCCAGGTTACGCTAAGCAGGATTCGGGCGGAGGTTAAGTACTAA